One Microlunatus soli genomic window carries:
- a CDS encoding NAD(P)/FAD-dependent oxidoreductase: MDANTETGIVVVGGGLAAVRAIEEFRSQGYDGPLTLVAAESELPYERPVLSKGYLLGSEELDSAFAHDQQWYDDNKVEVLLGDPAVGLEPAEHRLTTAAGRTVSYSKLLLATGSEPRRLPLDGADAPNVLTLRNVEDAKKINAAIDDGGPLVIIGGGWIGLEVASAARQRNVEVTVLEAAELPLLGVLGREVAEVFAGLHREHGVTLVTGAKVAGFDVTDGVVSAVRTETDSYPAATVVLGVGAAPRLQLAEDAGLRVDGGVLTDGSLRTSESDIYAVGDIAAVDHERLGRVRVEHWAWANDCGPVAARAMLGQDATVDFLPFFFSDQYDLGMEYIGYLPQGSSPKVELRGDVAGRAFAAYWVLDGRVVAGMHANLWDSGIDPIKEIVQGGDPGAIPTS; encoded by the coding sequence TCCGCAGCCAGGGATACGACGGTCCGCTGACGCTGGTCGCAGCCGAGTCCGAGTTGCCCTATGAGCGTCCGGTGCTGTCCAAGGGCTACCTGCTGGGATCGGAAGAGCTGGACTCGGCGTTCGCCCATGATCAGCAGTGGTACGACGACAACAAGGTCGAGGTGCTGCTCGGCGATCCGGCCGTCGGTCTGGAGCCGGCGGAGCATCGGCTGACCACGGCGGCCGGCCGAACGGTGTCCTACAGCAAGCTGCTGCTGGCCACCGGTTCGGAGCCGCGACGGTTGCCGCTGGATGGCGCCGACGCCCCCAACGTGCTCACCCTCCGGAACGTGGAGGACGCCAAGAAGATCAACGCCGCGATCGACGACGGCGGCCCGCTGGTGATCATCGGCGGCGGCTGGATCGGGCTCGAAGTGGCGTCCGCGGCCCGTCAGCGCAATGTCGAGGTGACCGTGCTGGAGGCAGCCGAGCTCCCGCTGCTCGGTGTCCTCGGACGGGAGGTCGCCGAGGTGTTCGCCGGCCTGCATCGTGAGCACGGCGTCACCCTGGTCACCGGCGCGAAGGTGGCCGGGTTCGACGTCACCGACGGTGTGGTGTCCGCGGTGCGCACCGAGACCGACAGCTATCCGGCGGCAACGGTGGTCCTCGGCGTCGGCGCCGCACCGCGGCTGCAGTTGGCCGAGGACGCCGGGCTCCGGGTCGACGGCGGTGTGCTCACCGACGGGTCGCTGCGCACCTCCGAGTCGGACATCTACGCCGTCGGCGACATCGCGGCGGTTGATCATGAACGGCTCGGTCGGGTCCGGGTGGAGCACTGGGCCTGGGCCAACGACTGCGGTCCGGTGGCGGCCCGGGCGATGCTCGGTCAGGACGCCACGGTCGACTTCCTGCCGTTCTTCTTCAGTGATCAGTACGACCTGGGGATGGAGTACATCGGCTACCTGCCGCAGGGCAGCTCACCGAAGGTCGAACTGCGCGGTGATGTGGCCGGCCGTGCCTTCGCCGCATACTGGGTGCTCGACGGGCGGGTGGTCGCCGGGATGCATGCCAATCTGTGGGACTCCGGTATCGACCCGATCAAGGAAATCGTGCAGGGTGGAGATCCGGGGGCGATTCCCACCAGCTGA
- a CDS encoding YdcF family protein, which translates to MLTGLLTALVIIVPVAIAFGVCWMAVRRIRTEPRRWSNAYWLLAAILLLVQTFAGLGLPGAGLVVWLLGMVMLTGPLLVLVLTVFLILNGAVMLRRESRSLGNLLSLIAGVGLLALLVIIIPVLLTRSVWLILALVAVLLIATYLGFQFVAFAGYALLYPRLIRDRPAEWIVVLGSGLGRDGRVTPLLASRIRTGIEQYRRRGASLLIMSGGQGEDEIRPEAEAMAEWALGNGADPDAVRQEARSRNTEQNLRFSRELLPSGGVDADLEPTDPTRRAEQPTTSPGLIVTSNYHVMRAAILARKLGIPAQATGAPTAGYYWPSAMIREFVAVLAERPRLHVLAAALVALPVPLLFAVVHLIS; encoded by the coding sequence GTGCTGACCGGGTTGCTGACCGCGCTGGTGATCATCGTCCCGGTGGCGATCGCGTTCGGCGTCTGCTGGATGGCCGTGCGCCGGATCCGGACCGAGCCGCGCCGCTGGTCCAACGCCTACTGGTTGCTGGCCGCGATCCTGCTGCTGGTGCAGACCTTCGCCGGACTCGGGCTGCCCGGGGCCGGCCTGGTGGTCTGGCTGCTCGGGATGGTGATGCTCACCGGACCGTTGCTGGTGTTGGTGCTGACCGTCTTCCTGATCTTGAACGGTGCGGTGATGTTGCGCCGGGAGAGTCGATCGCTGGGCAACCTGTTGTCCCTGATCGCCGGCGTCGGTCTGCTCGCACTGCTGGTGATCATCATTCCGGTGCTCCTGACCCGCAGCGTCTGGTTGATCCTGGCGCTGGTGGCGGTGCTGCTGATCGCGACCTATCTCGGCTTCCAGTTCGTGGCCTTCGCCGGATATGCGCTGCTCTACCCGAGGTTGATCCGGGACCGGCCGGCCGAATGGATCGTGGTGCTCGGATCCGGGCTCGGCCGGGACGGCCGGGTGACGCCACTGCTGGCATCCAGGATCCGGACCGGGATCGAGCAGTATCGACGACGCGGAGCCTCGCTGTTGATCATGTCCGGCGGTCAGGGGGAGGACGAGATCCGGCCAGAAGCCGAGGCGATGGCCGAGTGGGCGCTGGGCAACGGGGCCGATCCCGACGCCGTCCGGCAGGAGGCCAGGTCCCGCAACACCGAACAGAATCTGCGGTTCAGCCGTGAGCTGTTGCCGTCCGGTGGTGTCGACGCTGATCTCGAACCGACCGATCCGACCCGCCGGGCCGAGCAGCCGACGACATCTCCGGGGCTGATCGTGACCAGCAACTACCACGTGATGCGCGCCGCCATCCTGGCACGCAAACTCGGCATCCCGGCCCAGGCCACCGGCGCACCGACCGCCGGCTACTACTGGCCGAGCGCGATGATCAGGGAATTCGTCGCGGTGCTCGCCGAGCGGCCCCGGCTGCACGTGCTGGCCGCCGCGCTGGTCGCGCTGCCGGTTCCGCTGCTGTTCGCGGTCGTGCACCTGATCTCATGA
- a CDS encoding nucleotidyltransferase domain-containing protein: MTNDVPGVGTETAPHPGGQQAVIDSARRVLADDHRVLGVWLSGSYGSGSQDRFSDVDLWVVVEDEDLPGFCDDWPEIAERIAPTVLCRQLGQAPVFNQISADWVRFDVSIGTPGDVARRTRSTVRALHDPHNLSERLAAPGPALQPDPDRVASITVEFLRVLGLLPVVIGREEYVVGVSGVELLRGMIIQLMLQDVAVEDRGGALHLRRLLPADRLQILTELPATTADQESVINGNIACVDLFFPLARELHDRCGIPWPQEMQDAARRHLASTLSFELPVGSATGAAQ; this comes from the coding sequence ATGACCAACGATGTTCCTGGAGTCGGTACAGAAACCGCGCCGCACCCCGGAGGGCAGCAGGCCGTGATCGACAGCGCCCGGCGGGTGCTGGCCGATGATCATCGTGTCCTCGGAGTCTGGCTGTCCGGTAGCTACGGCTCCGGCAGCCAGGACCGGTTCAGTGATGTCGATCTGTGGGTCGTCGTCGAGGACGAAGACCTGCCCGGATTCTGTGACGACTGGCCGGAGATCGCGGAGCGGATCGCGCCGACCGTGTTGTGCAGGCAACTCGGCCAGGCGCCGGTCTTCAACCAGATCTCCGCGGACTGGGTCCGGTTCGACGTCTCGATCGGCACACCCGGCGATGTCGCACGACGGACCCGTTCGACCGTCCGAGCACTGCACGATCCGCACAACCTGAGCGAGCGGCTGGCCGCCCCGGGTCCGGCCCTGCAGCCCGATCCCGACCGGGTCGCGTCGATCACGGTCGAATTCCTGCGGGTGCTCGGCCTGTTGCCGGTGGTGATCGGCCGCGAGGAGTACGTCGTCGGTGTCTCCGGCGTGGAGTTGTTGCGCGGCATGATCATCCAGCTGATGCTGCAGGACGTCGCGGTCGAGGATCGCGGCGGCGCGCTGCACCTGCGGCGCCTGCTGCCGGCCGATCGGCTGCAGATCCTGACCGAACTGCCGGCCACCACGGCCGACCAGGAATCGGTGATCAACGGCAATATCGCCTGCGTCGACCTCTTCTTCCCGTTGGCCCGGGAACTGCACGACCGCTGTGGCATCCCGTGGCCGCAGGAGATGCAGGACGCGGCCCGCCGGCATCTGGCGTCGACGCTCTCCTTCGAGCTGCCGGTCGGCAGTGCGACCGGCGCCGCTCAGTGA
- a CDS encoding alkaline phosphatase D family protein, whose product MRRATTASTGTSKATLPSFSTADPVTRRRFLAAAGGGAAGLAFALRPSHDARADVSLKTDPFTLGVASGEPRPHAVLIWTRLAPEPLAVGCGLDPSGSLTVRWEVAADEHFRRIAARGTTRATAAESYSVHVDVDGLQPDRPYWYRFRCRSFISPVGRTRTAPAPDSTPPLRFGFASCMDYRLGYFHAMRDAAEQDLDAMFFLGDYVYEFAIQQMPTGRPIPSDLPAETVPMLETLEQYRLRYGLHKLDPDLQAAHHVMPWVLTWDDHEVADNYETLARDDLDRRAAAYRAYWENMPLRKPQLPQGSDARIYRRIGWGRTAQFDVLDTRQYRDPETKTSPAPDVGERRDPGRTVLGAEQERWLAESLGSHPVRWNFVAQQILMARLNTAASVEQPTTFSPGTWDGYQASQQRMFDLVAANLDAGRVRNFCSLGGDVHCSYVSDLISDSLDPDSDLIGVDITSPSVSTASDFNPVLNEKRQVRRRMNDSLHWADLHCGYDICDVNADRARFDVRVVDKVSDRDSPFFTGASFVVQDRVPGFSVDH is encoded by the coding sequence GTGCGCCGAGCAACCACTGCATCGACCGGTACCAGCAAAGCGACGTTGCCCTCGTTCTCCACCGCCGATCCGGTGACCCGTCGCCGGTTCCTCGCCGCAGCCGGCGGTGGCGCGGCCGGACTGGCGTTCGCTCTTCGGCCGTCCCATGACGCGCGGGCCGACGTCTCGCTGAAGACCGACCCGTTCACCCTCGGTGTCGCCTCGGGTGAGCCGCGACCTCATGCGGTGCTGATCTGGACCAGGCTGGCACCCGAACCGCTGGCCGTCGGCTGCGGACTCGATCCCAGCGGATCGCTGACGGTGCGCTGGGAGGTGGCGGCCGATGAACACTTCCGCCGGATCGCGGCTCGGGGCACGACCCGGGCGACGGCCGCGGAGAGCTATTCGGTGCACGTCGATGTCGACGGACTGCAGCCCGATCGGCCGTACTGGTATCGGTTCCGCTGTCGGTCCTTTATCAGCCCGGTCGGCCGGACCCGGACGGCGCCGGCACCGGACAGCACACCGCCGTTGCGGTTCGGATTCGCCTCCTGCATGGATTACCGACTCGGCTATTTCCACGCCATGCGGGACGCCGCCGAGCAGGACCTGGACGCGATGTTCTTCCTCGGCGACTACGTGTACGAGTTCGCGATCCAGCAGATGCCGACCGGTCGGCCGATCCCGTCCGACCTCCCGGCGGAGACCGTGCCGATGTTGGAGACCCTGGAGCAGTATCGGCTGCGCTACGGACTGCACAAGCTCGATCCCGACCTGCAGGCCGCGCACCACGTAATGCCGTGGGTGCTGACCTGGGATGATCATGAAGTCGCCGACAACTACGAAACGCTGGCGCGTGATGATCTTGATCGGCGGGCGGCGGCGTACCGCGCCTATTGGGAGAACATGCCGCTGCGCAAGCCGCAACTCCCGCAGGGATCCGATGCCCGGATCTACCGGCGGATCGGCTGGGGTCGGACCGCACAGTTCGACGTGTTGGACACCCGCCAGTATCGCGATCCGGAGACGAAGACGTCGCCGGCGCCGGACGTCGGCGAGCGTCGCGACCCGGGTCGTACGGTGCTCGGCGCCGAGCAGGAACGCTGGCTGGCCGAGAGCCTCGGCAGTCACCCGGTCCGGTGGAACTTCGTCGCCCAGCAGATCCTGATGGCCCGGCTGAACACGGCGGCGTCCGTTGAGCAGCCGACCACCTTCAGCCCGGGCACCTGGGACGGCTATCAGGCTTCCCAGCAACGGATGTTCGACCTGGTGGCGGCCAATCTCGATGCCGGCCGGGTGCGTAACTTCTGCTCGTTGGGCGGCGACGTGCACTGTTCCTACGTGTCCGATCTGATCTCGGACAGTCTCGATCCCGACTCGGATCTGATCGGCGTCGACATCACCAGTCCGTCGGTGAGCACGGCGTCTGATTTCAACCCGGTGCTCAACGAGAAGCGGCAGGTCCGGCGCCGGATGAACGACTCCTTGCACTGGGCGGATCTGCACTGTGGCTACGACATCTGCGACGTGAACGCCGATCGGGCACGGTTCGACGTGCGGGTGGTGGACAAGGTCAGCGACCGCGATTCACCGTTCTTCACCGGCGCCAGTTTCGTGGTGCAGGACCGGGTGCCGGGATTCAGTGTTGATCACTGA
- the murI gene encoding glutamate racemase — MTEPMSRAAEGPIGIFDSGFGGLTVARAVMDQLPNEDLIYLGDTARAPYGDQAIADVREYTLECLDHLVEQGVKALVIACNAGSAATLRDARERYRLPVVEVVLPAARRAAAATRNGRVGVICTEVTKTSMAYDDALGVAVGVEVVTAACPAFVPFVEAGVTGGPELLAAAESYLTPLRDAGIDTLILGCTHYPLLTGVISMVLGDRVTLVSSADECAKQLYVTLATAGLAHDAPRQTSRRFLTTGDPDSFSALGRRLVPDLITDVDQFSGGVRRA, encoded by the coding sequence GTGACCGAACCGATGTCCCGTGCCGCCGAAGGGCCGATCGGCATCTTCGACTCCGGATTCGGTGGGCTGACCGTGGCCCGCGCCGTGATGGACCAACTGCCGAACGAGGACCTGATCTATCTCGGCGACACCGCGCGGGCACCGTACGGCGATCAAGCCATCGCCGACGTCCGCGAATACACCTTGGAATGTCTGGATCATCTGGTCGAACAGGGCGTCAAGGCCTTGGTGATCGCCTGTAACGCCGGCAGTGCGGCGACCCTGCGGGATGCCCGGGAACGCTATCGGCTGCCGGTGGTCGAGGTCGTGCTGCCGGCCGCTCGGCGAGCAGCAGCCGCAACCCGGAACGGCCGGGTCGGCGTGATCTGCACCGAAGTGACCAAGACCTCGATGGCCTACGACGACGCACTCGGCGTCGCCGTCGGCGTCGAGGTCGTCACCGCAGCCTGCCCGGCGTTCGTACCGTTCGTCGAAGCCGGAGTGACCGGCGGGCCGGAGCTGCTCGCGGCCGCCGAGAGCTATCTGACGCCGCTTCGCGACGCCGGGATCGACACCCTGATTCTCGGCTGCACCCACTATCCGTTGCTGACCGGCGTGATCTCGATGGTGCTCGGGGACCGGGTCACGTTGGTGTCCAGCGCCGACGAATGCGCCAAACAGCTGTACGTGACACTGGCTACCGCCGGCCTCGCCCACGATGCACCCCGGCAGACCAGCCGACGATTCCTGACCACCGGCGATCCGGACTCCTTCTCCGCGCTCGGCCGCAGGCTGGTCCCGGACCTGATCACCGACGTGGACCAGTTCAGCGGCGGAGTCCGTCGCGCCTGA
- a CDS encoding alkaline phosphatase family protein, protein MTTRPATPYALIVGWDGVRHDLLPELELPTLSAVAEQGFLIGTTMPEESEAKTSTAPGWSTNLTGVWPAKHGITDNEPMPNHFDRYPHLLQRLLTDQPDRQTLACVCAAMLGSTKGPGPILAGGVSTLIFHDVRTHPLGPIGRDPLVAEDARHQLRHRDYALSFVYFASTDKTAHLEGVGPRYRDAIRQEDSWTGALIDAVRRRPTFSDEDWLVVITTDHGHRDEGGHGGNSWQERQSFLAMARLDADLGFTPPAAVSNVDLAPTVLRHLGVTVEADWDLDGVALQQPSTTVDAGFAEPRLRPGC, encoded by the coding sequence ATGACCACCCGACCTGCTACCCCTTATGCGCTGATCGTCGGCTGGGACGGTGTCCGGCACGATCTGCTGCCCGAGCTGGAGTTGCCCACGCTGTCGGCCGTTGCCGAGCAGGGATTTCTGATCGGCACCACGATGCCGGAGGAGAGCGAGGCCAAGACCTCGACCGCGCCGGGATGGTCGACCAACCTGACCGGGGTCTGGCCGGCCAAACACGGCATCACCGACAACGAGCCGATGCCCAATCACTTCGACCGTTATCCGCATCTGCTGCAGCGGCTGCTGACCGATCAGCCGGACCGGCAGACCCTGGCCTGTGTCTGTGCCGCGATGCTCGGATCGACCAAGGGGCCCGGGCCGATCCTGGCCGGTGGCGTCTCGACGCTGATCTTCCACGACGTCCGGACCCATCCGCTCGGGCCGATCGGCCGGGATCCGTTGGTGGCTGAGGATGCCCGGCACCAACTCCGACACCGCGACTACGCCCTGTCCTTCGTCTATTTCGCCAGCACCGACAAGACCGCGCACCTGGAGGGCGTCGGACCGCGGTATCGCGACGCGATCCGGCAGGAGGACAGCTGGACCGGCGCACTGATCGACGCCGTCCGCCGGCGGCCGACGTTTTCCGACGAGGACTGGCTGGTGGTGATCACCACCGATCACGGCCACCGTGACGAAGGCGGCCACGGTGGCAACAGCTGGCAGGAGCGGCAGTCCTTCCTGGCGATGGCGCGGCTGGACGCCGACCTCGGCTTCACGCCTCCCGCTGCCGTCAGCAACGTCGATCTTGCCCCGACCGTGCTGCGGCATCTGGGCGTGACCGTCGAGGCCGACTGGGACCTGGACGGCGTCGCGCTGCAACAACCGTCGACCACCGTTGACGCAGGGTTTGCCGAGCCACGGTTGCGGCCGGGATGTTGA
- a CDS encoding alkaline phosphatase D family protein translates to MPTAMTRLSGSSKSSLPSFRTADPVTRRRFLAAAGGSAAGLAFALRPTARAHADGRIRADPFTIGVASGDPRPDGVLIWTRLAPQPLAVDAGLSPKSSYQVRWEVATDERFRTVVARGSATASPEESYSLHVDVTGLRPGRDYWYRFRCRNHLSPVGRTRTAPAPDSAPALRFAFASCMNYRAGYFHTMRDAAEQDLDVMFFLGDYLYEYPIEQLPVGRRIAADLPAEVVPMLATLDQYRLRYALYKLDPDLQNAHRMMPWVLTWDDHEFVNDYETDARDDLDRRAAAYRAYWENMPLRRPQRPRGSDARLYRRIDWGRTAQFDVLDTRQYRDPETAVSPAPDEGERRDPDRTVLGAEQERWLADSFGRRPVRWNFVAQQILMARLNTAADDQPTVFSPGTWDGYQASQQRMFDLVSTNLRRQQVRNFCSLGGDVHCSYVSDLMADTLDPESELIGVDITSPSISSAQDFDPVANEKRQVRRRMNASLRWADLHCGYDICDVTAERIRFDIRVVDKVSRDDSPVSTGASFTVEDGVPGYVDDHR, encoded by the coding sequence GTGCCCACAGCAATGACCCGCCTGTCCGGGTCGAGCAAGTCGTCGTTGCCCTCCTTCCGCACAGCAGATCCCGTCACCCGGCGCCGCTTCCTGGCCGCGGCCGGCGGCAGCGCGGCCGGCCTGGCCTTCGCCCTGCGTCCGACCGCCCGGGCCCACGCCGACGGCCGGATCCGCGCCGATCCGTTCACGATCGGCGTCGCCTCCGGCGACCCGCGTCCCGACGGCGTCCTGATCTGGACCCGGCTGGCGCCGCAGCCGCTGGCTGTCGACGCCGGCCTCAGCCCGAAGTCCTCCTATCAGGTTCGGTGGGAGGTCGCCACCGACGAACGATTCCGCACTGTCGTCGCCCGCGGCTCGGCGACGGCGAGTCCGGAGGAGAGCTACTCGCTGCATGTCGACGTCACCGGCCTGCGACCCGGACGGGACTACTGGTATCGCTTCCGGTGCCGGAACCACCTCAGCCCGGTCGGCCGAACCAGGACCGCACCGGCCCCGGACAGCGCGCCCGCGTTGCGGTTCGCGTTCGCCTCCTGCATGAACTACCGCGCCGGCTACTTCCACACCATGCGGGATGCCGCCGAGCAGGACCTGGACGTGATGTTCTTCCTCGGCGACTACCTCTATGAGTATCCGATCGAGCAGCTTCCCGTCGGCCGCCGGATCGCCGCCGACCTGCCGGCCGAGGTGGTGCCGATGCTGGCGACCCTTGACCAGTACCGGTTGCGCTATGCGCTGTACAAGCTCGATCCCGATCTGCAGAACGCCCATCGGATGATGCCCTGGGTGCTGACCTGGGATGATCATGAGTTCGTCAACGACTACGAGACCGACGCTCGTGATGATCTTGATCGGCGGGCGGCGGCGTACCGGGCCTACTGGGAGAACATGCCGTTACGCCGACCACAACGTCCGCGGGGATCCGATGCCCGGTTGTACCGTCGGATCGACTGGGGGCGGACCGCACAGTTCGACGTCCTGGACACCCGGCAATACCGTGATCCGGAGACCGCGGTCTCGCCGGCGCCGGACGAGGGCGAGCGCCGCGACCCGGACCGCACGGTGCTCGGCGCCGAGCAGGAACGCTGGCTGGCCGACAGCTTCGGGCGCCGACCGGTCCGCTGGAACTTCGTCGCCCAGCAGATCCTGATGGCCCGGCTGAACACGGCAGCCGACGACCAGCCGACGGTGTTCAGCCCCGGCACTTGGGACGGCTATCAGGCTTCCCAGCAACGGATGTTCGACCTGGTGTCGACGAATCTCCGGCGTCAACAGGTCCGCAACTTCTGTTCCCTCGGCGGCGACGTGCACTGCTCCTACGTCTCCGATCTGATGGCCGACACGCTGGACCCGGAGTCGGAGCTGATCGGTGTCGACATCACCAGTCCGTCGATCAGCAGCGCCCAGGATTTCGATCCGGTGGCCAACGAGAAACGCCAGGTCCGACGCCGGATGAACGCCTCCCTGCGATGGGCCGATCTGCACTGCGGCTACGACATCTGCGACGTGACAGCCGAACGGATTCGCTTCGACATCCGCGTAGTGGACAAGGTCAGTCGGGACGACTCGCCGGTCAGCACCGGTGCGAGTTTCACCGTCGAGGACGGCGTCCCCGGATACGTCGACGATCACCGGTGA
- a CDS encoding FUSC family protein gives MARPLPTEWWERFLASDPGLTRLRTAAQAVASIAAAMLCEWLFVRLTGALQVDPGPGRLTAEQAAAVAAQHHAAVVMAIMVGAVIGMISAFAGPMFPRPRELLISLLLMPLPMIAGMAIGLALAPFHLAALASLVVVLAAGGYLRRFGARGFLAGQLLFMGDFFGFFLARLVDISDLGWLIGIIAVGSAVAIAAQFTLFYPSRRLALRRMRRSFAVRSGRLAAAALTVVDHPDDRTEARRLHGLLIRLNETALMIDAQLADPAALPHGATAAALHQRVFDAELSLTNIARFAERLAGLELPADLLRPVRGVLLAVGDHDPAAAEVAAEEIRRQLQSERPADRDSPTERAHRTPLPRTTQILLHRFCTSTTGYAAVLRSIRSEPNPSFLPDEGAFDPAVTLSGGWLPGSRDVSATASTERGNRWIDRVRLEPYARVSIQMAVAVTAAIVVGSLVSPQRFYWAVIAAFVTFLGAHNATEQIRKSVLRVVGTVIGVFVGAVMGHLLADHTRISVLVVLVALFFGLYLLRVSYAFMTIGITVMMSQLYVQLNEFSDSLLLERLAETAVGAGVTALTVAFVLPIRIGHVVAVATREHLTALLEVVDLAVGQLCSPDNDRELRAAARRLDVAYQALESATSPSRSRLRLPGASGGGLRDKFWYAATASRYYARNLVVDTRSSTPLPEQAGADLATAAKLLSTSAGEIIEALQQGREVEQRSYLRSASLFDRVATALDDQDVTTPRQLALRDLELIDGALASIAGSLRMQVRGLDEGPE, from the coding sequence ATGGCCCGCCCGCTCCCGACCGAATGGTGGGAGAGGTTCCTGGCGTCCGACCCGGGGCTGACCCGGCTGCGGACGGCGGCTCAGGCCGTCGCCTCGATTGCCGCCGCGATGCTCTGCGAGTGGTTGTTCGTCCGCCTCACCGGTGCCCTCCAGGTCGATCCCGGTCCCGGTCGGTTGACGGCCGAACAGGCTGCCGCGGTCGCCGCGCAGCATCACGCCGCTGTCGTGATGGCGATCATGGTCGGCGCCGTGATCGGGATGATCTCGGCCTTCGCCGGGCCGATGTTCCCGCGCCCGCGGGAGCTGTTGATCAGCCTGCTGCTGATGCCACTGCCGATGATCGCCGGGATGGCGATCGGGCTGGCGCTGGCCCCGTTCCACCTTGCTGCGTTGGCTTCCCTGGTCGTGGTGTTGGCCGCCGGCGGGTATCTGCGTCGGTTCGGTGCGCGCGGCTTCCTGGCCGGACAGCTGCTGTTCATGGGCGACTTCTTCGGCTTCTTCCTGGCCCGGCTGGTCGACATCTCCGACCTCGGCTGGCTGATCGGCATCATCGCCGTCGGCTCCGCGGTGGCGATCGCCGCCCAGTTCACGCTGTTCTATCCCAGTCGACGGCTCGCGCTGCGCCGGATGCGTCGCTCGTTCGCCGTCCGCTCCGGCCGGTTGGCTGCTGCCGCGCTCACCGTTGTCGATCACCCCGATGATCGGACGGAGGCCCGACGGTTGCACGGGCTGCTGATCCGGCTCAACGAGACCGCCCTGATGATCGATGCCCAACTCGCCGATCCCGCGGCGCTGCCACACGGGGCAACGGCCGCGGCCCTGCACCAGCGGGTATTCGACGCCGAACTGAGCCTGACCAATATCGCCCGTTTCGCCGAACGCCTGGCCGGGCTCGAACTGCCCGCAGACCTGTTGCGGCCGGTGCGCGGGGTGCTGCTCGCCGTCGGTGATCATGATCCGGCGGCAGCGGAGGTGGCCGCCGAGGAGATCCGCCGGCAACTGCAGTCCGAGCGGCCGGCCGATCGTGACTCCCCCACCGAGCGGGCGCACCGGACACCGTTGCCGCGGACGACCCAGATCCTGCTGCACCGGTTCTGCACCTCCACCACCGGCTACGCGGCCGTGCTGCGGTCGATCCGCTCCGAACCGAATCCGTCCTTCCTGCCTGACGAGGGCGCGTTCGATCCGGCCGTGACCCTGAGTGGCGGCTGGTTGCCCGGCTCCCGCGACGTCAGTGCCACCGCATCGACCGAACGCGGCAACCGCTGGATCGATCGGGTCCGATTGGAGCCGTACGCACGGGTGTCGATCCAGATGGCGGTTGCGGTGACCGCGGCGATCGTCGTCGGCAGTCTGGTGTCGCCGCAACGGTTCTACTGGGCGGTGATCGCGGCGTTCGTCACCTTCCTCGGCGCGCACAACGCGACCGAACAGATCCGGAAATCCGTGCTGCGGGTGGTCGGCACGGTGATCGGGGTCTTCGTCGGTGCGGTGATGGGACACCTGTTGGCCGACCACACCCGGATCTCGGTGTTGGTCGTGCTGGTGGCACTGTTCTTCGGGCTGTACCTGCTCCGGGTCAGTTACGCCTTCATGACCATCGGCATCACGGTGATGATGTCGCAGCTGTATGTGCAGTTGAACGAGTTCTCCGACAGCCTGCTGCTGGAGCGACTGGCCGAGACCGCGGTCGGCGCCGGGGTGACGGCGCTCACCGTTGCCTTCGTGCTGCCGATCCGGATCGGGCACGTGGTCGCGGTGGCCACCCGGGAACACCTCACCGCACTGCTGGAGGTCGTTGATCTTGCCGTCGGGCAGTTGTGCTCACCGGACAATGACCGTGAGCTGCGGGCCGCGGCGCGGCGGTTGGACGTCGCCTACCAGGCCTTGGAATCGGCCACCTCGCCGAGTCGCAGCCGACTGCGACTCCCGGGCGCCTCGGGCGGCGGATTGCGGGACAAGTTCTGGTACGCGGCCACGGCGTCGCGCTACTACGCGCGCAACCTGGTGGTCGACACCCGCTCCAGTACGCCTCTGCCCGAGCAGGCCGGTGCGGACCTGGCGACAGCGGCCAAACTGCTGTCCACCTCTGCCGGTGAGATCATCGAAGCGTTGCAGCAGGGCCGAGAGGTCGAACAGCGGAGCTACCTGCGTTCTGCCTCGCTGTTCGACCGGGTGGCCACCGCACTCGATGATCAGGACGTGACGACGCCGCGGCAACTGGCGCTGCGTGATCTCGAGCTGATCGACGGCGCGCTGGCCAGCATCGCCGGCTCGTTGCGGATGCAGGTCCGCGGTCTGGACGAGGGGCCGGAATGA